AGagatgtgtttaaaacaacCATAACAACGTAAAGGAAAGCAGTTAGCATGAAGTATACGTATCTTAAGTTTCCAACCTGCAGATAGCCTCCAAGAATAAAATAAGATGAAGTTGATAAAGTTGAATTTAACACCATTATGACATTTGTGAATGAAACATGTTCTCATCACCTGCTGCAGTCACTTCTGTCAGCTGCAGCTACATCTGACGCTTTATACCTTCACAGAACAGGAAGCACAGCAGGTCAGTCCCACCTCATCAACAGAGTCTATACTAGTCTCAGCTAACTAATCAGCTGACACATTCAATGACCCTTCCAAAAATCACCAACTGAACGTGGTGTGTAATGTGGCACTCCCCCTGTTACTTTTTACTGTATTGATTGATGCTCAAGCAGTTGAATTCAAACTCAGACCATTCAATAAACTGGCTTTATAGTTACATCAAGCAATATTAGGTAACATTAGTCCATCATCCTGATACAGTTATCTacaaaatttaaataaactaaatactAGTTTTTTGTTATGGTTTCAATACAGCACATTATCCTGGACAGTAAGTATCATCCgcttgtcatcatcatcacgagAGAATACAGAATCGATCAGAGATGATTATTCTTGACAGTGACCCAGTTAGTTTATTCACCGATACCAAGTTTGTAGCTTCGAttgttgaaatgtgtgtgtcaaGAATTGGTCTTTGTTGCAGCAGAAAGTATTATGTGTTGTTCGTGTGGAGATGGTCGGAGACGGTGACCAGCGGGTTTTTCCAGTCTTGATattgaaataattataaaaggAAACTCACTAAGGATTTGTTCCTCACAATGTAGCATTATCACGGATAAAATATGGTGCATCCCCTGGACACATGGATAGTGAGTTCACTGCGTCCTTTTGGATTTTATGTCAGAGACACATGACGCATACCTGTCAACATCACTGGGGCATGTGTGAAGTCTTAATAGCCAAAGGTGAAGACAAAGCAGCTGCCGGCGTGCTCGCCATGGTGTTAGCAGAGAAGAGTTGAATCAGCAGCTCCGAGGCAGATTTAAATTCCAGAGCTGGaacaggaagtacatcctctgctgggccgATGACTGCTGGGTCATCTGCAGACTGACAACAGACTGGTCTCGGGAGGTGCAGTCCTTAATGCGAATGGGGACGAGCAGTGGGCAGAGCACAAATCCCTGAGGTGCAGCAGTGCTGATTGTGCCGGATGTGATTTTCGCCAGCCTAgtctctgctgcttcctgtctgtcaggaagtttgtgatccactgacagTTGGAGGTTGGCACAGTCTGGGTGAGTTTGGGATGATGGAGTTGACCACGGAGCTAAAGACTTCAGACAGAATCCTGGCATTGACTCTGGGGAGTCAAGGTGTTTCAGGATGTAGTTTTGTCTCATGCTGTCTGCATTATCCACTGACCTGTTTGCAGAGTGGGTCAAGCGGGGGGCTTGTGATGTCCTTCAGGTTGGTCACCACGAGTCTCTAAAAGAACGTCATGACCAAACGGGTCAGGGAGACTGGCCTGTGGTCATTTAGTTCTGCAGTAGAGTTTCTTTGGTAGCCATGTGATTGTGGATTGTTGGAAGCGGGGGGGATGTTCACAGATTCACAGTTGCATGCATCTCCACACTGACGCAGAATCGTTTCTGAACTAGTCAGTGTAGCTCCGCTTTGCTATTCTAGTCCATGTGTTTCGGGCTGGTTGTATAGGATTCTGTACCCACCTCTAGGCTTCCTCGTTGGCCTAAACTGAGTTTAGCTGTAGATTataatttattgttgttatatGTGCAGATGCAGAAGGTTTTAGTCCACAAACAAATCCTCACAAAAACTGACATAAGATGTCATACTGGTCTGTAGCCGCAGCCTTCAACACTCCAACCAGGACCAGACATTAGAAATATTTTACTGACACTTTTTCATTGCACTTGCACAGTATTTCTGCGACCAGTCAACATTTTATAACAGAACaaatgtttatatgtatttcGTATTTTGGACATTTGCAGTCCAAACATAATAGGATTCAAAAGTGGTTGCAGTAATGCGAAATATAACGACAAAAAGATGAGTAGGACATTGGAAACATTTGTCGTATCAAATCTCGTCTGAATTATTTGAAACAAACACCCAAAAGAAAAGTTTATGAGAGAGGCAATGTGAGGTGTGCAGGTACTGACAGCTTTTTGTCTGGTTTGTTTGGAACCAGAAAAGCAAACTTTAAGAATTTTCATGTAAGAGAAAAGGATTGGAAACAGAGGGACCAAAATTGATATAGCACCGGTGAAAAGTCCATAAATGTTATTCACTTTGGTGTCAGAACATGCCAGTTTTACAATAAGGTAGTTATGACAATACAAACTGTTCATAATGTTCCCACAAAGCTTCACATTGATGTTTAAGGATAAAGTAATCAGACATTTCACAAAGGAGTATAACCATAAAACAATTATTAACACAAATACCTTTTTAGATGTCATACGTGTGTGATATTGTAGAGGACAACAGATAGCAAGATATCTGTCATAAGACATGACGGCTAAATTAGAAAACTCTACATTTGCATAAgaatacaaacagaaaatctgcaggaaacaaagagaagcagaaacagTATGAATGTCAGAGAGAATCTGAGTCAGAAGGAACGGAAACAACCCTGAACTACCAAACAGTTCATTTACAAACAGGCTGCACAGGAACATGTACATAGGTTCATGTAAGCGTTTTCTTTTACAGATAACAACAATGAGGGAAATGTTGACAATCACAATACCAATGTAAAGCAAAGCTATTAACATAAAATACAGGTATCTTAAGTTTCCAACATGCAAATAAGCTCCAAGAACAAAATGAGACAAAGTTGATGATGTTGAATTTAACATCATTCTTGTtttaagagggaaaaaaaagctcaaGCCcgcaaaacttaaaaaaaaaaaaaattgtcaacgTCACGTCCCTACACCAAATAATTTTTGTTAAAAGGCACCTTTTtgaaaacaattatttaaaaactaaGTGGAAAGATTTAATGTGTATACATACAGCATCATATGCAGCTGAAACTAACGCAACCATTGAACTCACCACCCTTATCCTTCCTTCAGGACTGCTGCGATCATCTCTAACTTTTGGATGCAGCAACATCTGCTGTTTTATATCCCAAAAGAGCCAGTGAAGTCTACGTCACTATCGTTAGCAGCACCTTCTTgacaacaaatacaattttttcACTTATTGTTAAAGCTTCAGTTGTTGTTCAGTTgttaatttgtctttttcccaGTGGGCCAACGCTCCTTAGCAATTTTTCCAAAATTACTGCTAACGACTGGATAAAACGGGAGCAGCAGCCCATTGGTTCATTTTAATGACACTAGGCCTGTCCAATCAAATCTCTTACTGGGCAAGCTTcactcctccccctctgtcctctgttccTCATATCAGACACTATCTCAGAGCCAAACATCTGTTAATGAAGGTCATCTTTGTCAAAGCGATATTCACTTTTACTATTGTGTATgatgtatgtataaatatatacacacacaccgatcagccacaacattaaaaccactgacaggtgacgtgaataacattgatcatctcatcacagtgtgatgttctgctgggaaaccttgggtgctgccatttatgtgaatgccacttgacacgcaccacccatccaaacactgttgtggaccaagtacaccccctcatcacaacaacactacccgatggcagtggccccccagcaggacaatgtgccctgacacaccgcaaacactgctcaggaacagctcgaggaacacaataaagggcccatatacatacatatatacacacagtgctgtgcaaaagttttaggcagaatgctgtaaactaagaatgctttcaaaaatataaataataattgtttatttttatcaatttacaaatGCAAGGTGagcgaacaaaagaaaaatctaaatcaaatcaatatttggtgttacTACCCTTTACCTTCAAACCAGCATCAGTTGTGATGATGGAAGAGGTTGTGGAAGACAGTTTCATGTCCCAGGTCATACACCATGGCAagactgagcacagcaacaagacacaaggtAGTTATACTGCATCAGCAAGGTCTCTACCAGACAAAAAgttcagagcagactggggttTCAACATGTGCTATTCAAGATCTTttgaagaagcacaaagaaacGGGCAGCGTTGAGGATCGTAGACGCAGTGGTCGGCCAAGGAAACTTagtgcagcagatgaaaaacacatcaagctCATTTCCCTTTGAAATCAGAAGATGTCCAGCAGTGCCATCAGCTCAGGACGGGCAGAAACCAGTGGGACCCAGCTACCATCTACTGTCCGGAGAAGTCTGGCCAGAAGTGGTCTTCATGGAAGAGTTGCAGCCAAAAAGCCAGACCTCCGACATGGAAACAAGGCCAAGAGACTCTGCTATGCATGAAAACTTAAGAACTGGGGTGCAGAACAATGGCAGCAGGTGCTCTGGGCTGATAagtcaaatgtgaaatatttggcTGTAGCAGAAGGCAGTTTTTCGCTGAAGGGCTGGAGAGCGGTACAATAATGAGTGTCTGCAGGCAACAGTGAACAGTGGCCCCCACAGAGCCCTGATCTCAACATCATCAAGTCTGTCTTGGATAACATGAAGAGGCAGAAGGATGTGAGGAAGCCTACATCCACAGAAGATCTGTGGTTAGTTCTCCAAGATGTTGGGAACAACCTACCAGCTGAGTTCCTCCAAAAACTGTGTGCAGGTGAACCTAGAAGAACTGATGCTGGtcacaccaaatattgatttgattcagatttctcttctgttcactcactgcattttgttaattgatgaaaataaactattaacaCTTCCATTTTTCAAAGCATTCTTAGTTTAtagcattttttcatttatatatatatatatatacacacacacacacatacacgtacatatatatacatatatatacacatatatatacatatatatatacacatatatacatatatatatacacatatatgcatatacacatatacacatatatacatatatatatacacacatatatatagatatatatacacaccaGCCATGACACTTATGAACATGTTCAAATTTCAACCCATTACTACTCAGTAATTATTACTATAGTATTTCGTATAGTATAGAGTACTCATTACTCCCACACGCCCATCTTCAAACTTGGCCGTCATTTTTATCTAAATAacacacctgtgaagtttcatgactgcatcttgcatggTTGTGACACtattacatttacaaaatctgtccacagacagacagacatataaatacctggcaaagtactcaaaactgcttctgtagCAGTTCAGGTTTCAAACAGGCGTCTCCAGGAATATAGAAACGAATGTCGGCAAGAGGTATAAAGTTCCAGCCACTTTGCTTGGAACATGCCCATTTCCGAACTCAGCCTTCATTCTGATTTCAACTACACCAACAGTAAAGTTTTGTGACGCTATCGTGcagacaaaaatctgtccacagattTTTTACGTTTTACTTGATCtccttctgctttccttctatagtaaaataaaagtagccaGTCATGACCTTAGCATGTGTAAAAAGTAGTGTTCTGAAGATTGTATAGCCGGACAGGTTAATTGGAGGCCACTAGGGATGATGCCGAGGACTCAGCCAAGTAGACCTACCGGTTTTATGGGAGTGAAGAGAGTGCAGCGTTATacagttgtttttgtatgttCAACTTTATTTTGCTGCTCGGTCCACAGTTGATCCACCGCTTGCATTCCTGTGTGTCATTGCACTGTTACAATCCTGTGATTACAGCATGTATGAGTagtattaaaatgtgttattattgcCGCAAACGGCACTAAAGAGGccttttatgtttatgttcatgtttctGACCGTTTGTAATTTAAGTAGATAATGTTGCCAATGATACATTCAGTATTTGTGAAAGATTATTTAAGTTTCTAGCAAACTCTTAAACTTTAAAACCCTACTTTGAATAGGGTGGTGTTAGTTTAATTTTAGTTTGTTAGCTTGTGTGCTGTAGCTAAACTGCAGGGTAGTAGATATGTGGCTATTGAATGCTAAGGCATTTATTATGAGTGAGTTGTATTAATGGCTACCTTGTATCGCTTCATCTTTCAGAACCACACCCCCACACCCAACAAGTTTATTGCATTAAAGTGCAGTAAAGAGATTGACTGGGAGTGCATTCTAATAGTACCCTCTGCAATTATAACTGAGAGCAGCCAGCCTGTAATTACTGAGTCTCCAAAACAAGTAGCCATTGGACTATTTAAGACTGCAAAACAGAACAGCAGCCAGTAGAAatcccttcctccctctggtCGACCAGTGGGACTACCAGGGCCACCAAAATCTCTGTCAGCGTCATTGACAAgttattatttcctaactgtacGTTCAGTGGTTGTCGGGTTTTAATGGTTTCGAGTTTTTCTCGCAGATGGCTTGTAAAATCAAAATGCTCGCGGTGGAGCTGATGCAGCGGAGCTGATGCAGCGGATCTGTAGTTTCCCTGCTGGTAAACACACCGCTTGGCTGTCACATTTGCAGTGTCTTTGGCCTCATAAGGTGAAGCAGACAGGATGGGTGGCGGGGAAGCAGCACAGTAGCCCGCCCTGCAGACCGTCCTGCTTGCTCCACCTAACGAGTCACCCTTTCAGCAAAGAGCGGCTCCGGAGAATGAGTGAAGAGGTCGGAGTGTTACAACAgctcaaacaaagaaaaacccaaCATCACCGGAGCAACTGTATGAAGTAggagtttgagtcaagcattgACAACGAAACCAACCaagtcaaccaatcagaggcagagtagggcgggtcttcTTGAGCAGTATGACTGCATTATGTGTGGTAATATGAGCTATATGCAGCCCTTATAATGCCTGGATCACTATACAGAATCAACATTTGGTTcatcaaagtgaaaacatgatttattgttattaaattttaTGACTGTAAagattcagcaacaactatttaaatgattaCATGTTGTAAATTATCCTTCCggtttcttggatgtt
This is a stretch of genomic DNA from Pagrus major chromosome 2, Pma_NU_1.0. It encodes these proteins:
- the LOC141011476 gene encoding olfactory receptor 11A1-like, which encodes MMLNSTSSTLSHFVLGAYLHVGNLRYLYFMLIALLYIGIVIVNISLIVVICKRKRLHEPMYMFLCSLFVNELFGSSGLFPFLLTQILSDIHTVSASLCFLQIFCLYSYANVEFSNLAVMSYDRYLAICCPLQYHTRMTSKKVFVLIIVLWLYSFVKCLITLSLNINVKLCGNIMNSLYCHNYLIVKLACSDTKVNNIYGLFTGAISILVPLFPILFSYMKILKVCFSGSKQTRQKAVSTCTPHIASLINFSFGCLFQIIQTRFDTTNVSNVLLIFLSLYFALLQPLLNPIMFGLQMSKIRNTYKHLFCYKMLTGRRNTVQVQ